In a genomic window of Saccharothrix sp. HUAS TT1:
- a CDS encoding MbtH family protein, producing the protein MTNPFDDPEGRFHVLVNDEGQHSLWPAFAEVPAGWTAAFGPDTREACVAHVEENWTDLRPLSLRGPA; encoded by the coding sequence GTGACGAACCCGTTCGACGACCCCGAAGGCCGCTTCCACGTCCTGGTCAACGACGAGGGCCAGCACTCGCTGTGGCCGGCGTTCGCCGAAGTCCCGGCCGGCTGGACCGCCGCGTTCGGCCCCGACACGCGGGAGGCGTGCGTCGCGCACGTGGAGGAGAACTGGACCGACCTGCGCCCGCTCAGCCTTCGCGGACCGGCTTGA
- a CDS encoding snapalysin family zinc-dependent metalloprotease has translation MLVRKAARVVVAVMGLLLPLVAVGAPSASAEPQALVRTLYYDVSQAQEFTADWDRAAANWNNSVSNVKLARRASGTPTNIRILADNGWPRAYVTSLGNGTVYMGRQAVQQGYHRPRISTHEIGHILGLPDRRTGLCADLMSGSSAPVSCRNELPNAAERAEVDRRFAGQLATADVRVAGYAGTECFVY, from the coding sequence ATGCTCGTACGAAAGGCCGCGCGTGTCGTCGTGGCCGTGATGGGCCTGCTGCTGCCGCTGGTCGCGGTCGGCGCGCCCAGCGCGTCGGCGGAACCCCAGGCCCTGGTGCGCACGCTGTACTACGACGTCAGCCAGGCCCAGGAGTTCACGGCGGACTGGGACCGCGCCGCGGCGAACTGGAACAACTCGGTGAGCAACGTCAAGCTGGCCCGCCGGGCCTCCGGCACGCCGACCAACATCCGCATCCTCGCGGACAACGGCTGGCCCCGCGCCTACGTGACGTCGCTCGGCAACGGGACGGTCTACATGGGCCGCCAGGCCGTGCAGCAGGGCTACCACCGGCCCCGGATCAGCACGCACGAGATCGGCCACATCCTCGGCCTGCCGGACCGGCGGACCGGCCTGTGCGCCGACCTGATGTCCGGCTCCAGCGCGCCCGTCTCGTGCCGCAACGAGCTGCCCAACGCGGCCGAGCGGGCCGAGGTGGACCGCCGGTTCGCGGGCCAGCTGGCCACCGCGGACGTCCGGGTGGCCGGGTACGCCGGCACGGAGTGCTTCGTCTACTGA
- a CDS encoding DUF6191 domain-containing protein → MDSVELVLAWSIPGGTLSIVGVAVYELLRQRRRKRAGTPLATTTVNEITAMFYGSKRMELDHRDSTAVMREEDAQGAPPHGVDLDSGVAVIRLKPVREG, encoded by the coding sequence GTGGACTCGGTGGAGCTGGTGCTGGCCTGGTCGATCCCCGGCGGCACGCTGTCGATCGTCGGGGTGGCCGTGTACGAATTGCTGCGTCAGCGGCGGCGCAAGCGCGCGGGCACACCGCTGGCGACCACGACCGTCAACGAGATCACCGCGATGTTCTACGGGTCCAAGCGGATGGAGCTCGACCACCGCGATTCCACGGCCGTGATGCGCGAGGAGGACGCCCAGGGCGCCCCGCCGCACGGCGTCGACCTGGACAGCGGTGTCGCGGTCATCCGGCTCAAGCCGGTCCGCGAAGGCTGA
- a CDS encoding ABC transporter ATP-binding protein, translating into MKPVLKTDVLKTAVTGQWRSVAVAAVLGAAHQAGEAAVPLLIGVVIDEAVRTGAGGRLVFWVGVLAAVFLVLSLSFRFSLRSGERASHRAAHEVRTRLATRVLSTGGATRGRLSGELASIATSDAQRVGQVNLALPIAFSAVVGVLVGAVALLQVSLALGLLVLVAAPVLLVLAHFLGKPLERRSDAEQDQAALASGVAADLVAGLRALKGIGAEATAARRYRATSRSSMAAAVRAAGSRAWLDGSMLALTGVFLAVVALVGGTLAAAGTITVGELVAAVGLAQFLLWPLSVFSWVNGLLAQGRASAARVAEVLNAPPAVPPGSTDLPAPVAGRVELTGVVSGSLRGVTLAAAPGELLGVVARDPADAVSLLAVLAREVDPEAGSVTLDGLPLSTVEGVALRSAVLVAAHDADLFEGTVRENVAAGGDLVEEAMAAARVDDVARALPDGLDTVVSARGRSLSGGQRQRVALARALAAAPPVLVVHDPTTAVDAVTEVSLAAGIRRVRSGRTTVVVATSPALLAAADRVVFLAGGVVASAGAHADLVADEDYRLAVLS; encoded by the coding sequence GTGAAACCCGTCCTCAAGACGGACGTCCTCAAGACGGCGGTGACCGGGCAGTGGAGGTCGGTGGCCGTCGCCGCGGTGCTCGGCGCGGCCCACCAGGCCGGCGAAGCCGCGGTGCCGCTGCTGATCGGCGTGGTCATCGACGAGGCGGTGCGCACCGGCGCGGGCGGGCGGCTGGTGTTCTGGGTCGGCGTGCTGGCCGCGGTGTTCCTGGTGCTGTCGCTGAGCTTCCGCTTCTCCTTGCGCAGCGGGGAGAGGGCGTCGCACCGGGCCGCGCACGAGGTGCGGACCAGGCTGGCGACGCGGGTGCTGTCGACCGGTGGCGCGACGCGCGGCAGGCTGTCCGGCGAGCTGGCGAGCATCGCGACCAGCGACGCGCAGCGGGTCGGCCAGGTCAACCTGGCGCTGCCGATCGCGTTCTCCGCGGTGGTCGGCGTGCTGGTGGGCGCGGTGGCGCTGCTGCAAGTGTCGCTCGCGCTCGGCCTGCTGGTGCTGGTGGCCGCGCCGGTCCTGCTGGTCCTCGCGCACTTCCTCGGCAAACCGCTCGAACGGCGCAGCGACGCCGAGCAGGACCAGGCCGCGCTGGCGTCCGGGGTGGCGGCCGACCTGGTGGCCGGGCTGCGGGCGTTGAAGGGCATCGGCGCGGAGGCGACGGCGGCGCGGCGCTACCGGGCGACCAGCCGGTCGTCCATGGCGGCCGCGGTGCGGGCGGCCGGATCGCGGGCCTGGCTGGATGGCTCGATGCTCGCCCTGACCGGCGTGTTCCTCGCGGTCGTCGCGCTGGTCGGCGGGACGCTGGCCGCCGCCGGGACGATCACCGTCGGCGAGCTGGTGGCCGCCGTCGGGCTGGCGCAGTTCCTGCTGTGGCCGCTGTCGGTCTTCTCCTGGGTGAACGGGCTGCTCGCCCAGGGCCGGGCGTCCGCCGCGCGGGTGGCCGAGGTGCTGAACGCTCCCCCGGCCGTGCCGCCGGGCTCGACCGACCTGCCGGCCCCGGTGGCGGGCCGGGTGGAGCTGACCGGCGTGGTGTCCGGGTCGCTGCGCGGCGTGACGCTGGCGGCGGCGCCCGGCGAACTGCTCGGCGTGGTGGCCCGCGACCCGGCGGACGCGGTGTCGCTGCTGGCCGTGCTGGCGCGCGAGGTCGACCCCGAGGCGGGCTCGGTGACCCTGGACGGCCTACCGCTGTCCACTGTGGAGGGTGTCGCGCTGCGGTCCGCGGTGCTGGTGGCGGCGCACGACGCGGACCTGTTCGAGGGCACGGTGCGGGAGAACGTCGCGGCCGGCGGCGACCTGGTCGAGGAGGCGATGGCCGCGGCCCGGGTGGACGACGTGGCGCGGGCGCTGCCCGACGGGCTGGACACGGTGGTCTCGGCCCGCGGCCGGTCGCTGTCCGGCGGGCAGCGGCAGCGGGTGGCGCTGGCCCGCGCCCTGGCCGCCGCCCCACCGGTGCTGGTGGTGCACGACCCGACGACCGCGGTGGACGCGGTGACCGAGGTGTCCCTGGCCGCCGGGATCAGGCGGGTGCGGTCGGGCCGGACCACCGTCGTGGTGGCGACCAGCCCGGCGCTGCTGGCCGCGGCGGACCGGGTGGTGTTCCTGGCGGGCGGCGTCGTCGCCTCGGCCGGCGCGCACGCGGACCTGGTCGCGGACGAGGACTACCGACTGGCGGTGTTGAGCTGA
- a CDS encoding FAD-dependent oxidoreductase has product MRATVIGGGIGGPVAAMALRKAGIEATVHERHPGTTGGSGGALSIAPNGLQALAVVGLADAVRAIGTPMTAVELQSWTGRTLGRFGSEPPQLLVWRNDLHRVLREEAARRGVVIEHGRELVAAVDHGPHVTARFADGSEVASDLLVGADGIRSAVRRAIDPDAPGPRYAGLLGFGARVGRTGEPPTGGAMRLVSGKRAFFGYQVHDDGSGGWFANLPRKTPLTTTEARATAPAEWLAVLRGSFAADRTPATRLIAATDPADLVVTGALEDVPSVPRWSRGRLVLLGDAAHATSPSSGQGASLAFESAVQLARCLRDLPHPEAFRTYESLRRDRVERIIAQAARTNRDKAAGPVARLLLSALLPLAFKFTDPARFTWQFDHRIEWDDTLTAA; this is encoded by the coding sequence ATGAGGGCGACCGTCATCGGCGGCGGCATCGGCGGGCCGGTGGCGGCCATGGCGCTGCGGAAGGCCGGGATCGAGGCGACCGTCCACGAGCGCCACCCCGGGACGACCGGCGGATCGGGCGGCGCGTTGAGCATCGCGCCCAACGGGCTGCAGGCGTTGGCGGTCGTCGGTCTCGCCGACGCGGTGCGCGCCATCGGCACGCCGATGACCGCCGTGGAGCTGCAGAGCTGGACCGGGCGGACGCTCGGCCGGTTCGGCAGCGAGCCGCCGCAGCTGCTGGTGTGGCGGAACGACCTGCACCGCGTGCTGCGCGAGGAGGCGGCGCGGCGCGGCGTCGTCATCGAGCACGGCCGGGAGCTCGTGGCCGCCGTCGACCACGGCCCGCACGTCACCGCGCGCTTCGCCGACGGGTCCGAGGTGGCGTCCGACCTGCTGGTCGGCGCGGACGGCATCCGATCGGCGGTGCGCCGGGCCATCGACCCGGACGCCCCGGGCCCGCGGTACGCGGGACTGCTCGGCTTCGGCGCGCGGGTGGGGCGGACGGGCGAGCCGCCGACCGGCGGCGCGATGCGGCTCGTCTCGGGCAAGCGCGCGTTCTTCGGCTACCAGGTCCACGACGACGGCTCCGGCGGCTGGTTCGCCAACCTGCCCCGCAAGACCCCGCTGACCACGACCGAGGCCCGCGCCACCGCGCCGGCCGAGTGGCTGGCCGTGCTGCGCGGGTCGTTCGCCGCCGACCGCACACCGGCCACCCGCCTGATCGCCGCCACCGACCCGGCCGACCTGGTGGTGACGGGCGCGCTGGAGGACGTGCCGAGCGTGCCGAGGTGGAGCCGGGGCCGGCTGGTGCTGCTCGGCGACGCCGCGCACGCCACGTCGCCGAGTTCCGGCCAGGGCGCCTCCCTGGCGTTCGAGAGCGCCGTGCAACTGGCCCGCTGCCTGCGCGACCTGCCGCACCCCGAGGCGTTCCGGACCTACGAGTCCCTGCGCCGCGACCGGGTCGAGCGGATCATCGCCCAAGCCGCGAGGACCAACCGCGACAAGGCCGCGGGCCCCGTGGCCAGGCTCCTGCTCTCCGCCCTCCTGCCGCTGGCGTTCAAGTTCACCGACCCGGCCCGGTTCACCTGGCAGTTCGACCACCGCATCGAGTGGGACGACACCCTCACCGCCGCGTAG
- a CDS encoding AAA family ATPase encodes MDDAGPPRSADRVVGNRVVDATGGVVQAGTITGGVVFHGAAGAGFGPDLVSVVPPTFRLDGALHGRAELIRDLVRTVRAQRGAHVVLHGLGGSGKTTAALAVAARLARDSRDIRVWWLDASAEKALRAGFREVALEAGAPLDQVIQAWSGGQSAARVLRAALGNCAHPWVLVIDNADDERLLEPWWQPLAQQRGAVLVTTRDGRPVSWPNAELRGVGPLDEEEAVALLRALAPDSGTVKQARDLAGTLGHLPLTLHLAGRYLSAAKAFPPVPDVQLPQDFDSYRLVFRSDFGTLDELHGLDRALGPRELLTRTWEFTLDLLHELGHPLARPLLRWLSCFAQAPIPYTLVDARVIARSPLFAGATGRSVLRTLVALERFGLTENAAFRHVLSSSVTTDSLRLHPVIREANRHQPDFARDLREYIKVAVAVLDGFTSYLSIGVAEDMSRWAALSPHCEHVSYWIHQEQGVFSDDWALLATKLACTVARFAQVTEDHMRAEVLFNHALVVRVRLLGEDHPEVLGVRREVAWLHWNNAATDQDRFRQCVDEYEVLTRRCRDTLGEQDPLTLLCRFDLALVRSHDSGGPSVAEHYRDVVRLGRQVFGGVERIGFTTQVSLVGHLWRRMHRAGAADHVLEEEIVRLITMVDEMDGDESTRDDLPLAAEDLRARFTGMLESCVSWNARFSDTPGPQPPD; translated from the coding sequence ATGGACGACGCGGGACCTCCCCGCTCCGCCGACCGGGTGGTGGGCAATCGCGTCGTCGACGCGACCGGCGGCGTCGTGCAGGCGGGCACCATCACGGGCGGCGTCGTCTTCCACGGCGCAGCGGGCGCCGGGTTCGGGCCGGACCTGGTGTCCGTCGTGCCGCCGACGTTCCGGCTCGACGGCGCCCTGCACGGCCGCGCCGAGCTGATCAGGGACCTGGTCCGGACCGTTCGCGCGCAGCGGGGCGCCCACGTCGTGCTGCACGGACTGGGCGGCAGCGGCAAGACGACCGCCGCGCTCGCGGTGGCGGCCCGACTGGCCCGCGATTCCCGGGACATCAGGGTGTGGTGGCTCGACGCGTCGGCCGAGAAGGCGTTGCGCGCCGGGTTCCGCGAGGTCGCGCTGGAGGCGGGCGCCCCGCTGGACCAGGTGATCCAGGCGTGGTCGGGTGGTCAATCGGCGGCCCGGGTCCTCAGGGCCGCGCTCGGGAACTGCGCGCACCCGTGGGTGCTCGTCATCGACAACGCCGACGACGAGCGGCTGCTGGAGCCCTGGTGGCAGCCGCTCGCGCAGCAGCGCGGCGCGGTGCTGGTCACCACCCGCGACGGCCGTCCCGTGAGTTGGCCCAACGCCGAGCTGCGCGGGGTCGGCCCGCTGGACGAGGAGGAGGCCGTGGCGCTGCTGCGTGCCCTCGCCCCCGACAGCGGCACCGTCAAGCAGGCCCGTGACCTCGCCGGCACCCTCGGTCACCTGCCCCTGACCCTGCACCTGGCGGGCCGGTACCTCAGCGCGGCGAAGGCGTTCCCCCCGGTGCCGGACGTGCAGCTGCCGCAGGACTTCGACAGCTACCGGCTCGTCTTCCGCAGCGACTTCGGCACCCTGGACGAGCTGCACGGGCTGGACCGGGCGCTGGGGCCGCGCGAGCTGCTGACCCGCACGTGGGAATTCACCCTCGACCTCCTGCACGAGCTCGGCCACCCGCTGGCCCGCCCGCTGCTGCGGTGGTTGTCGTGCTTCGCCCAAGCGCCGATCCCCTACACGCTCGTGGATGCGAGGGTGATCGCCCGCAGTCCGCTGTTCGCCGGCGCCACCGGCAGGTCGGTGTTGCGGACGCTCGTCGCGCTGGAGAGGTTCGGCCTGACGGAGAACGCTGCCTTCCGCCACGTCCTCTCGTCCTCGGTCACCACCGACAGCCTGCGACTGCACCCCGTCATCCGCGAGGCGAACCGCCACCAACCGGATTTCGCCCGCGACCTCAGGGAGTACATCAAGGTCGCGGTCGCCGTGCTGGACGGATTCACGTCCTACCTCTCGATCGGAGTCGCGGAGGACATGTCCAGGTGGGCCGCCCTGAGCCCGCACTGCGAGCACGTGAGCTACTGGATCCACCAGGAGCAGGGGGTGTTCTCCGACGACTGGGCGCTGCTGGCGACCAAGCTCGCCTGCACCGTGGCGAGGTTCGCACAGGTGACCGAGGACCACATGAGGGCCGAGGTCCTGTTCAACCACGCTCTGGTGGTGCGAGTCCGACTGCTCGGCGAGGACCACCCCGAAGTGCTGGGCGTGCGTCGCGAGGTCGCGTGGCTGCACTGGAACAACGCCGCCACCGACCAGGACCGGTTCCGGCAGTGCGTGGACGAGTACGAGGTGTTGACCCGGCGGTGCCGCGACACCCTGGGCGAACAAGATCCGCTGACCCTGTTGTGCCGGTTCGACTTGGCGCTGGTCCGGTCCCACGATTCGGGAGGTCCCTCGGTCGCGGAGCACTACCGCGACGTGGTCCGGCTCGGGCGGCAGGTGTTCGGCGGGGTGGAGCGGATCGGTTTCACGACGCAGGTCAGCCTGGTCGGGCACTTGTGGCGGCGGATGCACCGGGCCGGTGCGGCCGACCACGTGCTGGAGGAGGAGATCGTCCGGCTCATCACCATGGTCGACGAAATGGACGGCGATGAGAGCACGCGTGACGATCTCCCACTGGCAGCCGAAGACCTCCGCGCCCGGTTCACGGGGATGCTGGAGTCCTGCGTGAGCTGGAACGCCCGTTTCTCGGACACGCCAGGCCCTCAGCCGCCCGACTGA
- a CDS encoding PadR family transcriptional regulator: MTSKRKVGNLLGLAVLGYLVREPLHPYELSRLMRAHGDDRSIKFTHGSLYMVFGQLAKAGFIVEHGTSREGQRPERTTYALTDAGRAELKDWMRELVAEPRHERPQFVAALSMIAALHPDEVVDLLRDRLVGLRLQLDEAEAVLAGADAHPLFLVEEEYRIALLNAEVAFVRHFLARIGDWRPQWAGFHEGGR; this comes from the coding sequence GTGACGTCCAAGCGCAAGGTCGGCAACCTGCTCGGGTTGGCGGTGCTCGGGTACCTCGTCCGCGAGCCCCTGCACCCCTACGAGCTGAGCCGGCTCATGCGGGCGCACGGCGACGACCGCAGCATCAAGTTCACCCACGGCTCGCTGTACATGGTGTTCGGGCAGCTAGCCAAGGCCGGGTTCATCGTGGAGCACGGGACGTCCCGCGAGGGGCAGCGGCCGGAGCGGACCACCTACGCGCTGACCGACGCCGGGCGGGCCGAGCTGAAGGACTGGATGCGCGAGCTGGTCGCCGAACCGCGGCACGAGCGCCCGCAGTTCGTCGCGGCGCTCTCGATGATCGCCGCGCTGCACCCGGACGAGGTCGTCGACCTGCTGCGCGACCGGCTGGTCGGGCTCCGCCTGCAGCTGGACGAGGCCGAGGCGGTGCTGGCGGGCGCCGACGCGCACCCGTTGTTCCTGGTCGAGGAGGAGTACCGGATCGCGCTGCTGAACGCCGAGGTCGCCTTCGTGCGGCACTTCCTGGCGCGCATCGGCGACTGGCGCCCGCAGTGGGCGGGCTTCCACGAGGGGGGACGATGA
- a CDS encoding lysine N(6)-hydroxylase/L-ornithine N(5)-oxygenase family protein: MPQPPVFDVLGVGFGPSNLALAIALTEYNATARAEDVVTAHFLERQPGFGWHRGMLIEDATMQVSFLKDLVTLRNPNSNFTFLSYLHGEGRLVDFINHKSMFPLRVEFHDYFEWAAGRVDDLVSYGHDVVAVHPVAAGGAVTHFDVVSRTATGEQEVRRARNLVLATGLRAALPDGVEPSERVWHNRDFLHRVESLADPRRLVVVGAGQSGAEVTAHLHERFPDAEVCAVFARYGYSPADDSSFANRVFDPAAVDDYYAAPEPVKHKLMDYHANTNYAVVDQDLIAELYRRVYREKVLGRQRLRVLNLSRVAELDDREDGVTVTVESLGTGAREVLEADAVVYATGYREADPTALLGDLARRCARDPRGRLDVGRDYRLVTDDDLAAGLYLQGGTEHTHGISSSLLSNTSVRVGEILRSVLDRRCESAAAAVPPRPEYAVSASPMR, from the coding sequence ATGCCGCAGCCACCGGTCTTCGACGTCCTCGGCGTCGGCTTCGGGCCCTCCAACCTGGCCCTCGCTATCGCCCTCACCGAGTACAACGCGACCGCGCGCGCCGAAGACGTGGTGACCGCCCACTTCCTGGAGCGGCAGCCGGGCTTCGGCTGGCACCGCGGCATGCTGATCGAGGACGCCACCATGCAGGTGTCGTTCCTCAAGGACCTGGTGACCCTGCGCAACCCGAACAGCAACTTCACCTTCCTCAGCTACCTGCACGGCGAGGGCAGGCTGGTCGACTTCATCAACCACAAGAGCATGTTCCCGCTGCGGGTCGAGTTCCACGACTACTTCGAGTGGGCCGCCGGCCGGGTGGACGACCTGGTGTCCTACGGCCACGACGTGGTGGCCGTGCACCCGGTGGCGGCGGGCGGCGCGGTCACGCACTTCGACGTCGTCTCGCGGACCGCGACCGGCGAGCAGGAGGTCCGCCGGGCCCGCAACCTGGTGCTGGCCACCGGTCTGCGCGCGGCGCTGCCCGACGGCGTCGAGCCGTCCGAGCGGGTCTGGCACAACCGCGACTTCCTGCACCGCGTCGAGTCGCTGGCCGACCCGCGCCGGCTGGTCGTGGTGGGCGCCGGGCAGAGCGGCGCGGAGGTCACCGCGCACCTGCACGAGCGGTTCCCCGACGCCGAGGTGTGCGCGGTGTTCGCCCGCTACGGCTACAGCCCGGCCGACGACAGCTCGTTCGCGAACCGGGTCTTCGACCCGGCGGCGGTGGACGACTACTACGCCGCGCCGGAACCGGTGAAGCACAAGCTCATGGACTACCACGCCAACACCAACTACGCGGTGGTCGACCAGGACCTGATCGCCGAGCTGTACCGGCGGGTCTACCGGGAGAAGGTGCTGGGCCGGCAGCGGTTGCGGGTGCTCAACCTGTCCCGGGTGGCCGAGCTGGACGACCGCGAGGACGGGGTGACCGTCACCGTCGAGTCGCTGGGCACCGGCGCGCGCGAAGTGCTCGAAGCCGACGCGGTCGTCTACGCCACCGGCTACCGCGAGGCCGACCCGACCGCGCTGCTCGGCGACCTGGCCCGGCGCTGCGCCCGCGACCCGCGCGGCAGGCTCGACGTCGGCCGCGACTACCGCCTGGTCACCGACGACGACCTGGCGGCCGGCCTCTACCTCCAGGGCGGCACCGAGCACACGCACGGCATCTCGTCGTCGTTGCTGTCCAACACCTCCGTGCGGGTCGGCGAGATCCTGCGCTCCGTCCTCGACCGCCGTTGCGAGAGCGCCGCGGCGGCCGTGCCCCCGCGGCCCGAGTACGCGGTCAGCGCCTCTCCGATGCGCTGA
- a CDS encoding ABC transporter ATP-binding protein has protein sequence MRGLLATASGARTWAAVGELARPRRGLAWAALLVLLVGTAVGLLTAPVLGRIVDLVGAGSSDIAWPVVLLALVAVVQGVSTAFGTSLVARLGEGVLADLRERFVDRALHLPLERVEEAGAGDLTSRVTRDVQVIADAVRNALPVMARSALTIGLTVVGIAVLDWRFLVPVLLALPIHVHTVRWYGGRAVRLYAAQRVAVGVQQQQLLDSIGGAATVRSFGLAPSHVARVRVRSREAVDLALRGIRLLTRFYGRLNAAEFIGLAGVLTTGFWLVGAGSASVGTATAAALYFHGLFNPINAALALADDAQAATASLSRLVGVTDEPAPATEGRVRPADPVVGLTGVSYSYVDGHPVLRDVDLELAAGERVALVGASGAGKTTLAKLIAGVHEPTSGSITLGGVELASAARSVALITQEVHVFAGPLADDLRLARPGADDDELRAALAKVGALGWASALPSGLGTVVGEGGHRLTVAQAQQLALARLVLADPPVAILDEATADAGSAGARELEEAAARALDGRTGLVVAHRLTQAATADRVVVLEAGRVVESGPHEELLAAGGRYAELWAAWSGTRSQGARTHVPPVGLLASDRREGLCARGSD, from the coding sequence ATGCGCGGACTGCTCGCGACCGCGTCCGGCGCGCGGACCTGGGCCGCCGTCGGCGAACTGGCGCGACCGCGCCGGGGGTTGGCGTGGGCGGCGCTGCTGGTGCTGCTGGTCGGCACCGCGGTCGGGCTGCTGACCGCGCCGGTGCTCGGCCGGATCGTGGACCTGGTCGGCGCCGGGTCGTCGGACATCGCCTGGCCGGTGGTCCTGCTGGCGCTGGTGGCCGTCGTCCAGGGCGTGTCGACCGCGTTCGGGACGTCGCTGGTGGCGCGGCTGGGCGAGGGGGTGCTCGCCGACCTGCGGGAGCGGTTCGTGGACCGGGCGCTGCACCTGCCGCTGGAGCGGGTGGAGGAGGCGGGCGCGGGCGACCTGACCTCGCGGGTGACCCGGGACGTGCAGGTGATCGCCGACGCGGTGCGCAACGCGCTGCCGGTGATGGCCCGCTCGGCGCTGACCATCGGGCTGACCGTGGTCGGCATCGCGGTGCTGGACTGGCGCTTCCTGGTCCCGGTGCTGCTGGCGCTGCCGATCCACGTGCACACCGTGCGCTGGTACGGCGGGCGGGCCGTGCGGCTGTACGCGGCGCAGCGGGTCGCCGTGGGCGTGCAGCAGCAGCAGTTGCTGGACTCGATCGGCGGCGCGGCGACCGTGCGGTCGTTCGGGCTGGCGCCGTCGCACGTGGCGCGGGTGCGGGTGCGGTCGCGGGAGGCGGTCGACCTGGCGCTGCGCGGCATCCGGCTGCTGACCCGGTTCTACGGCAGGCTCAACGCGGCCGAGTTCATCGGGCTGGCCGGTGTGCTGACGACCGGTTTCTGGCTGGTCGGCGCGGGTTCCGCGTCGGTCGGCACGGCGACCGCCGCGGCGCTGTACTTCCACGGCCTGTTCAACCCGATCAACGCGGCGCTGGCGCTGGCGGACGACGCGCAGGCCGCGACCGCGTCGCTGTCGCGGCTGGTCGGGGTGACCGACGAGCCGGCGCCCGCCACCGAGGGCCGGGTGCGGCCCGCCGACCCGGTGGTCGGGCTGACCGGCGTCTCGTACTCCTACGTGGACGGTCACCCGGTGCTGCGCGACGTCGACCTGGAGCTGGCGGCGGGCGAGCGGGTGGCGCTGGTCGGCGCGTCCGGCGCGGGCAAGACGACGCTGGCGAAGCTCATCGCGGGCGTGCACGAGCCGACCTCCGGGTCCATCACCCTCGGCGGGGTCGAGCTGGCGTCGGCGGCGCGGTCGGTCGCGCTGATCACCCAGGAGGTGCACGTCTTCGCCGGACCGCTGGCCGACGACCTGCGGCTGGCCCGGCCGGGCGCCGACGACGACGAGCTGCGGGCGGCGTTGGCGAAGGTCGGCGCGCTGGGCTGGGCTTCGGCGTTGCCGTCAGGTCTGGGCACCGTGGTCGGCGAGGGCGGCCACCGGTTGACCGTGGCGCAGGCGCAGCAGCTGGCGCTGGCGCGGCTCGTGCTGGCCGACCCGCCGGTGGCGATCCTGGACGAGGCCACCGCCGACGCGGGCAGCGCCGGGGCGCGGGAACTGGAGGAAGCGGCGGCGCGGGCGCTGGACGGCCGGACCGGGCTGGTGGTCGCGCACCGGCTCACCCAGGCCGCGACGGCGGACCGCGTGGTCGTGCTGGAGGCCGGTCGCGTGGTGGAGAGCGGGCCGCACGAGGAGCTGCTGGCCGCCGGCGGCCGTTACGCCGAGCTGTGGGCGGCCTGGTCGGGCACCCGGTCCCAGGGGGCGCGAACGCACGTCCCGCCGGTCGGACTGCTCGCGTCCGACCGGCGGGAAGGCTTGTGCGCCAGGGGTTCCGACTAG
- a CDS encoding GNAT family N-acetyltransferase translates to MDVRVEPWDGVDGTRLRAAQRAELDARYGTDDHEPGATPGAHDVVVFVVARDRDGRAVGCGGLRLVEPGTAEVKRMYVAPASRGAGVATRILRALEDQARRAGVVDVLLETGTRQPEAMRFYEREGYHRIDNFGPYRGAPESVCYARRLPAFAVDGTTR, encoded by the coding sequence GTGGACGTGCGGGTCGAACCCTGGGACGGCGTGGACGGCACGCGGCTGCGTGCCGCGCAACGGGCGGAGCTGGACGCCCGGTACGGCACCGACGACCACGAGCCCGGCGCCACGCCGGGAGCGCACGACGTGGTGGTCTTCGTGGTCGCCCGGGATCGCGACGGTCGCGCGGTCGGCTGCGGCGGCCTGCGGCTGGTCGAACCGGGCACGGCCGAGGTCAAGCGGATGTACGTCGCCCCCGCGTCACGCGGCGCCGGCGTGGCCACGCGCATCCTGCGGGCCCTGGAGGACCAAGCCCGCCGCGCGGGTGTCGTGGACGTGCTGCTGGAGACCGGCACGCGCCAACCGGAGGCGATGCGCTTCTACGAACGCGAGGGCTACCACCGCATCGACAACTTCGGCCCGTACCGCGGCGCCCCGGAATCCGTCTGCTACGCCCGCCGGCTGCCGGCGTTCGCGGTCGACGGCACGACCCGCTGA